The following coding sequences are from one Neurospora crassa OR74A linkage group I, whole genome shotgun sequence window:
- a CDS encoding phosphatidyl inositol-specific phospholipase C, protein MSCIPFRRTAKKKKEKPSFMRRMTTMKIASPSQPTSALFMASLLSSAQVFNAIHKPMYIHDAFKKHAVKVWKEARGSDKLLTHEKLLRFFEITQGVTTTALPVKDVYTFEEFFWAWSSNKAAWNAVRPLDPTEIDLTYPISNYFISSSHNTYLEGNQLSSKSSAEAYKAVLRNGCRCIEIDVWNGAPSRTPSKSPNGEHRRHISNVSAMSRTSVRHGSSLSVDQPGLYTMRTPRDSGTSLDPKELSDRMDRSTSSSSGSVKRGEPIVHHHGTMTTTVPFREVCKAVREEAFVTNHLPIIVSLEVGADREQQEMMVEIMKEEWAGLLLEEPFENCDRLTQQPRLEQLLDKILIKVKRLDDCNGEIQEAQRGRSLHVSSLRSKPPICEMLAALAIYTRSEHFNDVNSLASTTPSHIFSVNEDKFIDMISQDEALSKIMDHNRQYFMRIYPKGLRFDSSNPDPTIPWRRGVQMVAMNWQNTDEGTMLNDAMFADTNGWILKPTGFLKNQDEIPTKTVDLRITVLAGQSIPVPEGRQAKKLRTRVKVELHVENPDKARDLTRITQPQSTENPDWERNPHPLEFLGVSGVVEELSFVRFKVEEPSSSGFGNELLAWACIRLDRLQRGYRCLDLYHPLTRRPLRRHGGHSASQLFIRVEKNVRQGFPTNRTHAETAVGSK, encoded by the exons ATGTCGTGCATACCG TTTCGTCGCacggcaaagaagaagaaggagaaaccGTCGTTTATGCGGAGGATGACAACCATGAAAATTGCTTCTCCCAGTCAGCCGACCTCCGCTTTGTTCATGGCTTCTCTGCTATCGTCAGCACAAGTCTTCAACGCTATCCACAAACCCATGTACATCCACGATGCCTTCAAGAAACACGCCGTGAAGGTTTGGAAAGAAGCTCGCGGAAGCGACAAACTACTCACGCACGAAAAGCTCCTCCGCTTTTTCGAGATAACACAAGGCGTCACAACCACGGCTCTTCCAGTCAAGGACGTTTATACCTTTGAGGAATTCTTCTGGGCTTGGAGCAGCAACAAGGCAGCGTGGAATGCTGTACGGCCCTTGGATCCTACCGAAATCGACCTCACCTATCCGATTAgcaattattttattagtagcaGTCACAACACTTACTTGGAAGGAAACCAACTATCATCCAAGAGTTCCGCAGAGGCATACAAAGCC GTGTTACGGAACGGATGCAGATGCATCGAAATCGACGTATGGAATGGTGCCCCGTCACGAACCCCATCCAAGTCTCCGAATGGGGAACATCGCCGACACATATCAAATGTTTCCGCCATGTCACGAACGAGTGTCCGACATGGCTCAAGCCTGAGCGTCGATCAGCCAGGTCTTTACACAATGCGAACTCCCCGAGACAGCGGTACGAGTCTGGATCCAAAGGAACTGAGCGACCGTATGGATCGatccacatcatcatcatccgggTCCGTCAAGAGGGGTGAACCCATCGTGCACCATCATGGAACTATGACAACCACAGTACCTTTCAGGGAGGTTTGCAAGGCTGTCAGAGAAGAGGCGTTCGTAACGAATCATCTACCCATCATTGTCAGTTTGGAGGTTGGTGCGGACCGTGAGCAACAAGAGATGATGGTGGAGATCATGAAGGAGGAATGGGCCGGTTTGCTTCTCGAAGAGCCTTTCGAGAACTGCGATCGCCTAACACAGCAACCTCGACTGGAACAACTGCTCGACAAGATTCTGATCAAGGTGAAGCGGCTGGATGATTGCAATGGCGAGATACAGGAAGCTCAGCGTGGGCGGTCTCTACATGTCAGCTCCCTGCGCTCCAAACCACCAATTTGCGAAATGCTTGCTGCCCTAGCTATTTACACGCGCAGTGAGCATTTTAACGATGTCAACTCTTTAGCCTCAACAACTCCCAGCCATATCTTCAGCGTGAACGAGGACAAGTTCATAGATATGATATCACAGGATGAGGCCCTGTCGAAGATCATGGACCACAACAGGCAGTACTTTATGCGAATATATCCCAAAGGTCTTCGCTTCGACAGCAGCAACCCCGACCCTACTATTCCGTGGCGACGAGGTGTGCAGATGGTGGCCATGAACTGGCAGAATACCGACGAAGGCACGATGCTCAACGATGCCATGTTTGCGGACACAAATGGCTGGATTCTCAAGCCCACTGGTTTTCTGAAAAATCAAGACGAGATACCGACAAAGACTGTCGACCTACGAATCACTGTTCTCGCAGGACAGTCGATCCCCGTACCTGAGGGTCGGCAGGCTAAGAAGCTGCGCACCCGAGTGAAGGTGGAGTTGCACGTCGAGAATCCAGACAAGGCGCGTGACTTGACGCGAATCACTCAACCACAGTCAACCGAGAATCCAGACTGGGAACGAAATCCACATCCGCTCGAGTTCCTGGGCGTGAGTGGGGTTGTGGAAGAGCTCAGCTTTGTTAG ATTCAAAGTTGAAGAGCCCTCCTCAAGTGGCTTCGGCAACGAGCTTCTCGCTTGGGCTTGCATCCGTCTCGACCGCTTGCAGCGAGGATATAGATGTCTCGACCTTTATCACCCCCTTACCCGTCGGCCACTCCGCCGTCACGGCGGACATTCCGCATCGCAGCTTTTCATCAGGGTTGAGAAAAACGTTCGACAGGGCTTCCCGACAAACCGGACACATGCCGAGACTGCCGTCGGGTCGAAGTGA